The Corallococcus macrosporus genome segment TCCGGGAGGGTGGCTTCCTGGTCCTGGCTCAGGAGTTCGACGGGGGGATCGAGCCGAGAAAGTTGCGTCTCCAGCGCTTCGACAGCGACCTGCAACCGGTGGGGGATGAGCGGGCGTTCTTCGCGGAAGCAGAGCCGGGCGCCCGGCTCGTGGACCTGGGCGCCGCCGCGGGCGGTGCACTGGAGTCTCCGGTCATCGTGCTGCACGACCTGCAGGGCAACAACCGCGTGATGAAGGTCCTGGGCAACCTCTTCGGCGAGATGACATCGCGGGTCCTGGGCGTCACGACCCCTCGGGAGTTTCCCTGGTTCGGGACCGCCCTGACGGCGCGCGGCCTCGAGGTCGCGTGGCTCTCCGTTGGACCGAGCTCGCAGGGCAGCGACATCTTCTTCAAGTGGCAGGGCCGGTTCTGGGCCCTGGGGCAGGGCGGCATCCCGGCGGACCTGTCACCCGGGCCCGACTTCATGCCCCTGCACCGGTACGCGCAGTGGGTGATGTTGGAGGAGCTTCAGGACCACTGGATGGGCGCGCTCGTGATGACGTCCACGGAGAGCCCGCTGTCCCACACCCTCCGCGCGGTCCGCTACTGCGCCCCCTGAGTCACGCCTTGTCCGGGAGCGTGTACTGGAAGTCGTAGGAGTGCTTCCCACCCGGAGCGATGTCGATGGTCATGGAGCCGGCGAGCCCTGTCAGCTCGCCGGTTCCGGAGTCCGGCACCACGGAGATGACGAGGTGGGGCGCACCTCGCGTCATCACCCCGAAGTGCTGGAGCGCGAAGGTGCCGCTCCGGCCGTCCAGCGTCCCGTTGACGCGCTCCATCGCGACGTACCCCGCGGACCCCTCCACCGGTGTCCGCACCGCGATCATCTGTCCCTGGCTCGTCGCCTCCAGCGCGCCGTGAAAGCGCTTGTCGAGCGCCATCCGGCCCGGAGCCCCCTCCACCGCTCCCGCCTCCGGCGCCATGGGGGTGAGCTTGACGTCGAAAGGGCCACTCGCGCGCTTCGTCATGGGTGCCTGCTCCCTTGCTGGATGGGCGGACACATACGCCCGAAGCCCGCCGCTGGATTGCAAAAACGCGTCAGCCCCCGGGCCTTAGGACTCGCTTAAGACCTTTGCCCTACCGTCACGGTCACTCCAAGGGGGCACGCACTTGAGCGACCACGAACGCAATCACCACGACGGACTCCAGCAGGACCTGCGCGTCCTGGCGAAGCGCACGGACCGGCGGGAGCTGCTGCGCTGGATGGCCTTCACCAGCCTCATCCCCATCATCGGCTGCGGCGGACCTGACTCCAGCGGCGGCAGCAGTGACACGTCGGGCTGTGCGCGGATTCCGGAGGAGACCGCCGGCCCCTATCCCGGTGACGGCTCCAACGGCGCCAACGCCCTGGTGCTCTCCGGCATCGTCCGGAGCGACATCCGCTCCAGCATCGCGGGCGCGAGCGGCGTCGCGGCGGGCATCCCGCTCACTCTCACCCTCACGCTGGTCGCCAGCGACGACAGCTGCACGCCGCTGCGGGGCTACGCCATCTACCTGTGGCACTGCGACCAGGCGGGGCGGTACTCCATGTACTCGTCGGGCGTCACCAATGAGAACTACCTGCGCGGGGTGCAGGTGACGGATGAGGAGGGCAAGGTGACCTTCACCAGCATCTTCCCCGCCTGCTACAGCGGACGCTGGCCGCACATCCACTTCGAGGTCTACCCTTCCGTGGAGGCGACCTCCTCCTCGCGCAACAAGGTGGCCACGTCCCAGTTGGCCCTGCCGGAGGACATCTGCGACGCGGTCTACGCGACGTCCGGCTATTCGCAGAGCGTCCGCAACCTCGGGCAGATTTCCCTCTCCAGCGACAATGTGTTCAGCGACGGCGCATCCACCCAACTGGCGACCGTGACGGGCAACACCACGGAGGGCTACGCGGCCAGCCTGGTGGTGGGCATCCAGGTCTGACGCGCCCGCCTGCCCGGCCGTGCTCCGGCCTGGAGGGATGGCAACCCTCCGGGACGTGATGCATCTTCAGGGGGCTGTGGTCCTTCCACCCGCATAGGAGCCCTGCCGATGTTCCAGCCTCCCAAGGACACCACCTCGAAGAAGCACCGGGGTGGCTACATCCAGCAGACGAAGGACTACGAGAAGATCCGCAAGTCCACCAAGGTGACGGGCAAGCGCATCGGCGGGGCGCTGCGGGCGGAGTTCGCCCGGCAGCAGAAGCGCCGCGACTCGCGCTGACGCGTCACTTCGCCGGGGCGGGCGCGAAGTCGAAGGGCTTGTCCTGCGCGATGAGCACCACGCACTCGGCGCCCGCCGCGCACTGGTTGCGGTGCACCACCTTGCCCGGCTGGTCCCAGGTGCTGCCCGCCTCCACGGCGCCGGCCTCGGCGGCGCCCTGGCTGGTGTTCGTCATGCGGCCCTTCACCAGCACGCCGTGGTAGTCGGCGGAGTGGGTGTGCGGCCCGGAGTCGAACCCGGCGGGGAACTTCATCAGCAGGGCGTACGGGCCCTTCTTCATGTCACCCCAGAGCACGTGCACGGACGGGCCGCCGGGCATCATCTCCGTCCAGGTGAGCTTGTCATAGGCGGTCTGCTGGAACGCGGCGGACTCCTTGCCCTTGGCGGCGGCGAAGGTGAACGCGGACACGACGGCGACGGCGGCGACGAGCTTGGGCAGGGTCTTCACGGTGGCACTCCTTGGGTGGAAGGAAACGCCGGGGAGGATGGCCGCGAGCCGGGTCTGCGAAAATGCCCATTCGCGCAGAGCGCTTCTGCGAGAATGCAGACCATGCCCGAATGGAGCGACCTGCGGCACTTCCTGGCCATCGCGAGGGAGGGCAACCTCTCCGCGGCGGCGCGGCGGTTGAAGGTGGACCAGACCACCGTGGGCCGGCGCCTGGCCGTGCTGGAGAAGGAGCTGGGCGCGCGCCTCTTCGACCGGACCCCCACGGGCCTGAAGCCCACGGCGGTGGCGCTGCGCATCCTGCCCGCCGCGGAGGCCGTGGAGGCGGAGGCGCTGCGGGTGGAGCGGCTGGCCAGCGGTGAGGACCTGCGCCCCTCCGGGCCGGTGACCGTCACCGCGACGGACTCGTTCCTGGTCCACAACGTCATGCCGTGGCTCGGGGGCTTCCAGGCGCGGCACCCTGAAATCGAGTTGCAGCTGCTCTCCGGCTACGAGGCGCTGTCGCTCGTGCGCCGCGAGGCGGACGTCGCCATCCGCCTGGTCCGGCCGCGGGAGGCGTCGCTGCGGGCCCGGAAGGTGGCTGCCATTGGTGTCGTGCCCTTCGCGTCGAAGGCGTACCTCGCCCGCCGGGGGCCGGTGCGCTTCGACGCGGGCCTCCAGGGGCACGCGGTGGTGGGGTATGCGCAGGACTCGCGGCGCTGGCCGGAGTCGAAGTGGCTGGACGTGCACGCGGCGAAGGCCTCCGTCGCGGTGCGGCTCACGTCCATCCTGGGCCTGCTCCAGGCCGCGCGCGAGGGCCTGGGCGTGGCGCTGCTGCCGGCGTACTTCGGCCACCTGCACGCGGAGCTCGTCCCGCTGCGCGACGCGCTGCCGGAGCTGGAGCGGACCGTGTGGCTGGTATTCCACGAGGACCTGGCCCACAACGCGCGGGTGCGCGCGGTGGTGGACTTCCTGGCGCAGACCATCGCGGAGCAGGCGGAGGCGCTGGCGAAGCCTCCCGCCAGGCCCCGGAAGAAGCGCGCGCGGTGAGGACGTCCCTCCCCACCGCGCGTCAGGCGCTCACGGCGTGCCGAGCCGCTTGCCCCGGGCGTACTCCAGGCCCAGCAGGTTGCCCCGGTGGTGGATGGGATCCAGCGTGACCTTCTGGATGCGCCAGCCCTCCGCGGCGGTCTTCACCACCTCGTGGGTATAGCGGCCCACCAGGGTCCACTCCTGGGGGAATCCATCCATGGTGAAGAAGTGGGAGACCTCCGCGTAGGCGTGCACGGTGGCGTGCGTGGGGCTGGAGAACTCCGTGCGCACCGTGTTCGCCGTGGAGTGCTGCACCCGGGTGAAACACTCCAGCGCCTTGTTGCCGAACTGCGCCAGCACGGCGCGCGGCGCGGTGGAGGGCGGCACCCCCATGAAGCGGGAGTAGTCCGACGTCACCTCGGGGGCGAAGACCCGCTCCCAGCGGGTCCAGTCGCCCGTGTCCTTGCCGTGGTCGATGGCCTGCCCGTACTCGGCCACCAGCTCCTGGATGGCAATCCAATCCAGCGTGTACTCCAGGTTCTTCTCGCGCATCAGCTGTCTGCCTTTCAGGCAAGGGGGGAGGGTGCAGGCTTTCACCCTCCGTGGGCGTGGATCAACCCCAGACAGCCGTGTGCGCCGAGGCTCACGGCTCCGAGACGACGACCTTGAAGCCCTTGGGCGTGCTGGAGGTGTCCACCACGTGCGCGGAGCCCGTCGCCGTCCACACGACCTCCACCGTGCCGGTCGCGCCGTTGGGCTGCAGCTCGAAGTCCAGGTCCGTGGTCCACTCACAGCGCTGCCCCATCGTGCAGTCGCGCGAGAGATACGTGTGGACCTCCAGGGTCACCGAGTCCGTCTCTCCCAGGGGGCTGGAGCCTTCCGGCCCGGAGAAGTCATTCCCACCCTCGCGCAGGACGGCGCGGAACACGGGGCGCACCGTCTGGCCGGCGTCCGCGGGCGTCCAGCGGGCCGTCACCAGCACCTTCATCTCCGCCTCCGCCTGCTTGTCCGGAGACTTCGAGGCCGTGGCCACCATGACCAGCGGAATCGTGGCCTTGGGCGTTTCGGCCGTGAGGTACACCGGCTTGCCCGTGTAGGGCTCCGAGGCCACGTCCGCGGACGTGGCCCGCGACGTGGCGACGACGCCGGCGCAGGCCACGAGGAGGGCCAGGCGGGAGGCCCAGTGACGCAGGCGGGAGTGGGGAGCGGTTTCGCGGTGGTGGGTCATGGTGGGCGCGGACTGAGCAATCCCGGTGCCACGACTTCACAGAGGGAAACACTCGCGGGACGCACCCGCCGTCAACTCCAACCGCGACACATGTGTCACGGCCCACGGGTCAGCCGTAGTGGACCGCGATGCGCTTGCCCTCCAGCACATGGATGTCGATGTCCATGTCATAGATGTCGCGCAGCACGTCCGGGCGCATGAGCTGTTCCGGCGTCCCCTG includes the following:
- a CDS encoding nuclear transport factor 2 family protein, which encodes MREKNLEYTLDWIAIQELVAEYGQAIDHGKDTGDWTRWERVFAPEVTSDYSRFMGVPPSTAPRAVLAQFGNKALECFTRVQHSTANTVRTEFSSPTHATVHAYAEVSHFFTMDGFPQEWTLVGRYTHEVVKTAAEGWRIQKVTLDPIHHRGNLLGLEYARGKRLGTP
- a CDS encoding LysR family transcriptional regulator, producing MPEWSDLRHFLAIAREGNLSAAARRLKVDQTTVGRRLAVLEKELGARLFDRTPTGLKPTAVALRILPAAEAVEAEALRVERLASGEDLRPSGPVTVTATDSFLVHNVMPWLGGFQARHPEIELQLLSGYEALSLVRREADVAIRLVRPREASLRARKVAAIGVVPFASKAYLARRGPVRFDAGLQGHAVVGYAQDSRRWPESKWLDVHAAKASVAVRLTSILGLLQAAREGLGVALLPAYFGHLHAELVPLRDALPELERTVWLVFHEDLAHNARVRAVVDFLAQTIAEQAEALAKPPARPRKKRAR
- a CDS encoding DUF3224 domain-containing protein, which translates into the protein MTKRASGPFDVKLTPMAPEAGAVEGAPGRMALDKRFHGALEATSQGQMIAVRTPVEGSAGYVAMERVNGTLDGRSGTFALQHFGVMTRGAPHLVISVVPDSGTGELTGLAGSMTIDIAPGGKHSYDFQYTLPDKA
- a CDS encoding intradiol ring-cleavage dioxygenase; translation: MSDHERNHHDGLQQDLRVLAKRTDRRELLRWMAFTSLIPIIGCGGPDSSGGSSDTSGCARIPEETAGPYPGDGSNGANALVLSGIVRSDIRSSIAGASGVAAGIPLTLTLTLVASDDSCTPLRGYAIYLWHCDQAGRYSMYSSGVTNENYLRGVQVTDEEGKVTFTSIFPACYSGRWPHIHFEVYPSVEATSSSRNKVATSQLALPEDICDAVYATSGYSQSVRNLGQISLSSDNVFSDGASTQLATVTGNTTEGYAASLVVGIQV
- a CDS encoding DUF4437 domain-containing protein, whose translation is MKTLPKLVAAVAVVSAFTFAAAKGKESAAFQQTAYDKLTWTEMMPGGPSVHVLWGDMKKGPYALLMKFPAGFDSGPHTHSADYHGVLVKGRMTNTSQGAAEAGAVEAGSTWDQPGKVVHRNQCAAGAECVVLIAQDKPFDFAPAPAK